The DNA segment GTACCCCGACCTTCCTCAGTCACGACGAACTGCGCCGCCTGATGGGCCACCTGCGCAAGCACTTCAACCTGCTGGATGACGACTCGGGCGACTACGGCATCGAAATCGATCCGCGCGAAGCAGACTGGTCCACCATGGGCCTGCTCCGGGAACTGGGCTTCAACCGGGTCAGCCTCGGCGTGCAGGACCTGGATCCGGCCGTGCAGCGCGCGGTGAACCGCCTGCAAAGCCTCGAAGAGACACGCGCCATCGTCGAAGCGGCGCGCACCCTGCAGTTCCGCTCATTGAACCTGGATCTGATCTACGGTCTGCCGAAACAGACGCCGGAGAGCTTCGCCCGCACAGTGGACGAAGTGATCGCCCTGCAGCCCGACCGACTCTCGGTATTCAACTACGCCCACCTGCCGGAGCGCTTCATGCCGCAACGGCGGATTCGCAGCGAAGACCTTCCCAGCCCCGGGTACAAGCTGGAAATGCTCCAGCGCAGCATCGAGCAGCTGAGCGCGGCCGGTTATCGCTACATCGGCATGGACCACTTCGCCCTACCTGACGATGAACTGGCCATCGCCCAAGAGGATGGTCGTCTGCAGCGCAACTTCCAGGGTTACACCACCCACGGCCATTGCGACCTGATTGGTCTCGGCGTGTCGTCCATCAGCCAGATCGGCGACCTCTACTGCCAGAACGCCGTGCAGCTCAACGAGTACCAGGGCGCCCTGGAGAAGAATCTGCTGGCCACCAACCGAGGCCTGATCTGTGATGAGGAAGACCGCATACGCCGGGCGGTCATCCAGCAATTGATCTGCGCGTTCGAACTGGACTTCGCCCAGATCGAATCACGCTTCAACATCGAATTTCGCGGCTATTTCGCCGAGGTCTGGCCGCAGCTGCAGCAAATGCACCAGGATCGCCTGATCGACCTCAGCGACACCCGTATCGACGTACTGCCTGCCGGACGCCTGCTGGTGCGCTCGCTGTGCATGCTCTTCGACAACTACCTGGCCGGACAGAACCAGCAGCGATTCTCCAGAGTCATCTGACACCCGCTCAGACGGCGAGCAGCTGGTTGAGCTCAACAGCCTGCTCGTCGCTGAGTCCAGCGTCCCGCACCACCTGGCTTGCGTTGGCGCTGCTCAGGGCCCCCTGCAGCGAGGCGAGCTGTTGCCGCACGGCCTCGGCGTCCACCAGCCCACCTTCCTGGCGTGCGACCTGTCGCCGCACTGACTACGCCCCCCGCGAAACCGTGCTGTTCGTATCCATGCGCAACATGAGCCGCTCCTGGCCTGAATTCCGCCCCTCATATCAGCCATATCCGGCAAAACTTGATCAACCGCTCAACAGGCTTTTTCTGGCTGTTGCCTACACCCTGCGTTACCCTTACAAGCATTGTGTGTTTGCCTCGCAAGGAATGGCTCATGTCCGAAATCATCAAGGTGCGCAACGTACCCCAGGCCCACTGCAAGGACTGCAGCCTGGCCGCCCTTTGCCTGCCCCTGTCCCTGAACATGGAGGACATGGATGCGTTAGACGAGATCGTCAAACGCGGTCGTCCACTGAAGAAGGGCGAGCTCCTGTTCCGGCAGGGTGATGCTTTCGGCTCCGTCTTCGCGGTGCGCTCTGGCGCCCTCAAGACCTTCACGGTCACCGACACCGGCGAAGAACAGATCACGGGCTTCCACCTCCCCAGCGAGCTGGTGGGCTTGTCTGGCATGGATACCGAGCTTTATCCGGTTTCCGCCCAGGCCCTGGAAACCACCTCGGTCTGCGAAATTCCCTTTGAGCACCTGGACGAGCTTTCGGTCCAGCTACCGCAGCTGCGCCGCCAGTTGATGCGCGTGATGAGCCGGGAAATCCGCGACGATCAGCAGATGATGCTGCTGCTCTCGAAAAAGACCGCAGACGAACGCATCGCCACATTCCTGGTCAACCTCTCGGCGCGCTTCCGCGCCCGTGGCTTCTCCGCCAACCAGTTCCGCCTGGCCATGTCGCGCAACGAAATCGGCAACTACCTGGGCCTTGCGGTGGAGACGGTTTCCCGCGTGTTCACCCGCTTCCAGCAAGCCAACCTGATCGCCGCCGAAGGCAAGGAAGTGCATATCCTCGACCCCATCGAACTCTGCGCCATGGCCGGCGGGAGCATCGAGAGCTGACCCCTGCGGGCCTGCCAGTTCGGCGGGCCCGCCTGTTCCACCCGCTCCTTCCCTCAGGCCACTGACGATGACCTTCGACGATTTCTCCATCAAATCCCTGATCCGCCCTGTCCCCGACTTTCCCAAGCCCGGCGTGGTCTTCCGCGATATCACGCCCCTGTTCCAGTCGCCCCGCGCCCTGCGCCTGGTGGCCGACAGTTTCATCCAGCGCTACGTCGAAGCCGAGTTCAGCCACATCGGTGCCATGGATGCGCGAGGCTTCCTGATCGGTTCGATCATCGCCTACGAACTCAACAAGCCCCTGGTGCTCTTCCGCAAGCAGGGCAAGCTGCCGGCCGACGTGCTCTCCGAGCCCTACCAGACCGAGTACGGCGAAGACTTCCTCGAAGTTCACAGTGACAGCCTGTGCGATGGCGACAAGGTGCTGATCTTCGATGACCTGATCGCCACCGGCGGCACCTTGTTGGCCGCAGCCCGCCTGGTTCGGCGCATGGGCGCCAGCGTGTACGAAGCCGCCGCCATCATCGACCTGCCGGAACTGGGAGGCTCCGAGCGTCTGGGCGACGCCGGCATCCCCACCTTCGCCCTCACCGCCTTCGCACTCGACGAACGTTGAGGCTAGCGCGGGTCTGCGCCTGCGGACCCGCCCCAACCGAAGCACGGCCCGCCCTCGCGGGTGACATCCCGCCCGGCCCGCGTTACCCCTCTCCCCACTCCTTTCCACGATCTCCCGCCGAAAGTTGGCGTCCAGGCCCTCGCGTCTGCCTACACGATCCTCAATAGTTACATCGACTGATGGCACGGTTGTCGTGCCTGCCGACAACAACAAGTGGACGGCTCCCAGAGCCCGAGAGGATTCCCGCATGACAGCCAGCGCCAGCGCCCCCCTGCCCAAGGCCAACTTCCCCGTTCGCCGCATGGACTTCAGCTTCGCGTCAACCCAGAAGTACTGGTGGAGCGGCGATCCTTTCATGACCCACTTCATGAACAACCTGTCGTCGCTCTTCCCATATGGCGAGAAGTTCTTCGTCGACAGTGTGCGTGCCGTACGCGACCAGGTCAGCGATCCGCAGTTGCAGAAGGATATCAGCGCCTTCATCGGCCAGGAGGCTATGCACTCCAAGGAACACGCCACCTACAACGACTATGCTGCCGAGCACGGCATCGACCTGGAACGCCTGGAGCTGCGCATCAAAGTGCTGCTGGAGTGGGTCACCCGCTTCACCACGAAGAAGCAGCGCCTGGCCGCCACCTGCGCCCTGGAGCACTTCACCGCCACCATGGCCGAGCAATTGCTGCGCCGCGAAGACATCAACACCCAGATGGACGACCCCAAGATGTACACGCTGTGGATGTGGCACGCCATCGAGGAGAACGAGCACAAGGCGGTCTGCTACGACGCCTACAACGCGGTAGGCGGCGGTTACTTCATCCGCACCGCCACCATGTTCCTCACCTCCTTCCTGTTCTTCGGCGTGATCATGACCTTCCAGGTCCACCTGATGCGCAAGGACGGCCAACTGTTCAACTGGCGCAGCTGGGCGCACGGCCTCAAGACCCTGTTCGGCCCGCGCAATGGCTACTTCCCGAAGATGATCAAGCCGTACCTGGACTACTACCGCCCCGGCTTCCACCCCTTCGACCACGAGACCAAGGCACTGGAGAAGCGCTGGAAGGAGCGCCTGGGGTTCAACGGCTGATCAACACCGCTGCTTCACCCGTGTGAGCGAATTCATTCGCGATTGGGCTGCATGCACAAGCAGCCCTCACCCCTCTTCAAAAAACTCCGCGACAAACCCGTCCAGCGTCCCTTTTTGACCGTCCCGCTTCGCAGCCTGGTGCGGCCAGCAGGCCTCTTCCTGCGCCCCCTCGAAACGCGCCGGGCTGCCAGCCGCTCCAGCGCAAACGCAAACGCAAACGCAAACGCAAACGCAACCAGAGGAGTTCATGGCGCCTCCGAGTTCAACACCGATCGTTGATACATCCCGCCCCTACAACGTTTTCGGAATCCGCTGATCGGCCCACCCTGGCCTGTTCACTCACCCTCGGCCCTTCATTCCCGCGGAGGTTCCCGAGATGCAGGATGTCACCCACCCCACCGTCCGCTCGCCGCGCCCTGGCGCTCACCGCCAGGTTCGGCAACTGAAACGAGGGGGCTGACATGAAGCGCTACCACATCACCCTGGGCGCCAGCACCACCGCCGGCGGCAGCGTCATTACCGCCAGTGCTCACGGCAGCATCAACGACAAGGCCATCGCCCTGGAAGGCGACACCGTCGCCTGCCCCGCGTGCGGCAGCATCGGGGTCATCCAGTGCGTCGGCCCACGCCTTGACGAGGAGTGGAACGGCAAGAAGGTCGCCCTCGAAAACGACCTGTGCCTCTGCCAGTGCAGCCCACCGCCCCGATTGATCGCCAACCAGTCATTGCGCTGCCAGGTACTGGGTAGCGGTGGTGGCGGCGCTGCCATGTCGACCTTCACCGCCCCCCGCGCGCAGCCGGCCACTCCGCCTCCGCCACCCCGCCAATCCCTGCGCCAGGATGCCGCCGGGCGCTTCGCCGCGCTGGAAGAGGAGGAAGAAGAGGAAGAAGAGGAAGAACTGGAGCCAGGCCTGACCCTGCGCATCGCCCGTTTCTTCGACGGCACCGGCAACAACCAGGCCAACTCGGCGCTCACCGCACAGTGCCGCCGCGACGACCGCCAGCATTTCGAGGAAAGCGACCTGAGTTCCATCATCGCCTACTGCGCCCGCTACGGTTACCGCGACCCGGACGCGGACGGCTTGTTCCGCACCACGCCCAGTGACAGCTACGGCAATGCGCCGAGCAATGTGGCGTATCTGTCGCAGCTCTACCCGGATAACGCGACCATTCGCCTGGAGCCTGACGCCAAGACTGGCTACGTGCCGGTCTACCTCGAAGGCATCGGCACCACCAGCGGCGGAACGGACTCCCTGCACAGCCAAATTACCGGGCTGGGCGAGACCGGCATCCTGCAGCGGGTGGTAGAGAGCCCGGATACTATCGCCGAACAGATGGGCGCCTTCCTTAAAACCAACCCGGGCACCACGATCCGCCGCCTGGAGTTCGATATCTTCGGCTTCAGCCGTGGCGCGGCGGCGGCCCGGCATTTCGTCAACGAAGTGCTCAAGCCCAACGGCGGCCTGCTGGCCAACACGCTGCGCGCCGGGCAGTTCGGCCTGGCCGCCGGCTTCGACTGGCGGCGCGATGTGCGCATCCACTTCATCGGCCTGTTCGACACCGTGGCCGCCGTCGCCGCCCCCCCTGCGCGGCGACTGGAGCCCGGCCAATGCCGACAACCCCGGCATCAACCTCTACCTGCCGCCCGGCTGCGCGCGCAAGGTGGTGCAGTTGACCGCCCGCGACGAACAGCGCTGGAACTTCGCCCTCAACAGCGTCGCCCCACACCATCAGGAAATCGCCTTGCCCGGCGCCCACTCCGATATCGGCGGCGGCTACCCGCCGCGGATGGAGGAGCACCTGCTGCTCACCGCCCCCCGCGCCGCCACCATAGGTCCCGGCCAGCCGCTGGAGCGCACTTACGCCTGGCAGGAAGCCAATGGCGAAATCGCCCTGCTGCGCCAGCGCGGCCTGCCCGGCGAGGGCGAGCTCAAGGTCAGCGCCTGGTCGCGCCTGAGCGCCAACCCCGGCCACGAGAATGCCGGCATCCAGCAGGCCCTGGTGGGCGTCACCCTGCGCCGCCGGGTGCGCGGCGAACTCTCCCGCATCGCCCTGCGCGCCATGCGTGAGCTGGCAGTGCAGCATGGCGTGCCGTTCCGCCCCATCCTGGATGAAGACCCCCGCTTTACCCTGCCTGCGGACTTGCAGTCCATCGCGGAAAAGCTTCTCGTCTACGCCCGGGGCGCCTTCATCCAACTGAGCATGGACGAATATCGCCACCTCTGGGCGCGCTACATCCACCTCTCCGCCCACTGGACCCCGACCGCCGGCCTGCTGGTCAGCAAGCCCGCCCCCAATCAGCGCCTGGTGTTCAACAACCAGCCGCAAGCGGGGTATCCGCAATGAAGCGTCTGCTGCTCGCCCTCGCCACCCTCCTGGTGGCCGGCTGCGCCAGTGGCTATGGGCAACCCGATCTGCCCTATAAACGCTGGCGCGTCGGTATAGGCGCGCCGCGTTTCATGGAGGTCTGGGTGGAAAGCGTGGATGTCATCGATCGTCGCGGCCTGGCCTACTTCCGTATCCATGGCGGCGTGGTGGCCTACAACGACAAGACGCCCGGTTGGTACAACGGCGGGGGGAAGATGATGCCCGTCAGCAACGTCGACCTGCCGGAAACCCTCTTCGTGCGCTGGCAATCCCTGGTGGAGCCGCAGACCTACCGGTTGCGCATCGATATCCCACAATGGGTGCGCGACGAGATGGTCAAGCCGCAACGGGCGTACTGCCACGGATGGGGGAAATGGATGGACAACCAATACCGCTACGACATCTCCATCGGTATGGCCCCCGGCGGCATCGTCAAGGCCTGGGTCGGCGGCCCCTGCCTGTCGAATCTGGAGATCGGTCGCTACCAGGCCAAGGTCGATCCGCGCGGGCCCTACGAGGGGCAATCCGGCGGGAAGTACTACTACCTGTCAGACGAGGCCAAGGCGTATGTCCAACAGCATGGCGTCCCCTATGACTCCTGGTAACGGCCTGGCCCACCCCCAACCAGCGCCTGGTGTTCAACAACCAGCCGCAAGCGGGATACCCGCAATGAAACGCCTGCTGCTCGCCTTGGCGATCCTCACCCTGGCCGGCTGCGCCGCCGGCCAGGGCCGCACCCGGCTGCCCTACGACTACTGGTATGTCGGGATAGGCGCCCCCCGTTACATGGAAGTCTGGGTGGAAAGCGTGGATGTCATCGACCGCCGGGGGCTGGCGTATTTTCGTATCCGGGGCGGTGTGCCGGCCTACACCAACAAGCCGGTGGGCTGGCACCAGGGAGGTGGGGGGATGAAGCAGGTGCCGGGCGTCGATCTGCCGGAAACCCTCTTCGTGCGCTGGCAATCCCTGGTGGAGCCGCAGACCTATCGGTTGCGCATCGATATCCCGCAGTGGGTGCGCGACGAGATGGTCAAGCCGCAGCGGGCCTTTTGCAGGGCCGATGGCAAGTGGATCGACAACCTCTACCGCTACGACATCTCCATCGGTATGGCCCCCGGCGGCATCGCCAAGGCCTGGGTCGGCGGCCCCTGCCTGTCGGATCTGGAGATCGGTCGCTACCAGGCCAAGGTCGATCCGCGCGGGCCATCGGAGGGAAAAACCAACGGGCAATATGCGTGGCCCTCGCTGGAGCCGGAATCAGCAGCCTATATCAAGGAGCACGGCATTCCCTATGGCTCCTGGTAATGGCATGACGCCCTCACTGGCCCCGACCGCCGGCCCGCTAGCCGCCCCCCTTGCGTCCGTCTGCGTAGACATCAGATACCGCCAAGGAAACCCCAGAGGCGAGCCATTGGAAGAGCGTACGCCCTGTCATTCCTCGAAATACTCCGCAAAGAACCCATCCAGCTCACCCTCGTAGCTGTCCAGCGAATACAGGGTGTCCGCCGCCAACAGGTCCAGCAGGACCAGGCCGTTGAGACTGGAATCCTCTTCGGCGGCAGCCCGCAGGCGACCGGCCATGCCCATGTTGACCAGACGCAAGTTGCGGTAGAGCTCGCGCAGGCCATCCATCTCCCAATCCGCTTCCTGCCCGCGCTGCCGTCGCAGGTGCTGACCCAGCAAATAGGTTCCCAGGGAACGGTAGAGGGTTTCAGCCGACGTACTGAATGGCCAGTGAAACCAGGCCATGGCCCGCAGCATCCGTGTGTGGGGACAACCGCTAGTAGCCCCGAGCAGCCCGAGCAATGAGCCCAGGGCTCGTTGCAGCGTCGTCTGCTGGCGGATTTCCCGGCCACGCCCGTACACGGTGACCAGCACTTCCTCGTAGGACGGTGAATGCGCCAGCACCGCCACCGGGCGCACCAGTGCGCGGGCGAAGGGGCAATCCCGCGCGTCCGCCGTCGTCAGCGGACAGTGGCTGCACTGCTGAAAGTCCAGCCGGGCCCACTCCGGCCCGTTATCCGTACAGCCACCCGACGGCGCCAGTTCCACCTCATGCTCCCAAAGGCGGCCATCAGGAAAACGGAACTCGTAGCGAACCTGTGCTTCAGCCCTTGGCTCCAGTCCCATGGTCTACCCTTGCTGTTCTGTTGAAGGGAAATTCCGGCGCCGCCCTACGCGTTATCGACAAGATTCAGACGCCCGAAATCTGTCATACACTTCGTACAACAAAGTCGTACAAGCGCCAGAATTCAACCCTGACAACCGTTACATTGCGAAAAAAGCGGGCGACATCATGGATAGCAGCCCTTTGGACCTTGCAAGTGCCCTGGTAGAACACATCGAGGTGGGCGTCATCATCCTCGACCAGGAGCTGCGCATCCTTCACTGGAACACCTTCGTCAGCCAGCGCAGCGGCAAGGCACTGGCTCCGGCGCTGCAACAACCTTTGGTCAGCGTCTTTCCGGAAGCCGACACCCCGCGCCTTGAAATGATGGTCGCCAAGGCCCGCGACCAGGGCCTGCATGCCTACACCCACTGGCGCGAAGACCCCTACCTGATCCAGCTCCCCTACGGCGCCGGGGGCCAGGTCACGCCGCTGCGGCTGCAGAGCACCCTGCTCTTCCCCTTCGACTGCGGCACCGTGCGCTGCTTTGGCCTGCTGCTCTACGACACCACCGAGTTCGCCCGTTCCAACGAACAGCTCGCCGCCGCCCTGAACGCCCTGGGCAGCAAGCAACGGGAGCAGGAGCAACTGATCTACAAGTTGGAGAAGGCCAATGCCCAGCTGTTGCAGTCGGAGAAACTCGCCGCCATTGGCCAGTTGGCCGCTGGCGTGGCCCACGAGATCAACAACCCCATCGGCTACGTCTTCTCCAACCTCAAGACCCTCAGCGGCTACGTCAACGACCTGCTGCGCATCGTCGATGCGGTGGACGGCGTCGGCAGCCTGGAGGAGCTGCAGCAGCTCAAACGCAGCCTGGAATACGACTACATCCGCAACGACGTCGAGGCCCTGATCCACGAGTCCGAGGACGGCATCGAGCGGGTGAAGAAAATCATCGCCGCCCTCAAGGACTTCTCCCACATCGAGGAAGAGGAATTCCGCGCCGCCGACCTGCACAAAGGCTTCGACAGCACCCTCAACCTGGTCAACAACGAGCTCAAGTACAAGGCCGAGGTGGTGCGCGAGTATGGCGACCTGCCGCCGGTGGAATGCATCCCCTCGCAGATCAACCAGGTGGTGATGAACCTCATGATCAACGCCGCTCACGCCATTGAAAGCTTCGGCCGCATTACCCTGCGCAGCGGCCACCAGGGCGACTGGGTCTGGCTGGAGGTCGAAGACAACGGCAAGGGCATCGACCCGGCCATCCTCAACCGCATCTACGAACCCTTCTTCACCACCAAGCCCGTGGGCAAGGGCACCGGCCTCGGCCTCGCGCTCTCCTACAACATCGTGCAGAAACACAACGGACGCATCGAAGTCGTCAGCCACCCCGGCCAGGGCACCCGCTTCCGCGTCTGGCTGCCCCGGCACCAGCCCGGCGAGGTGCCGACATGAACGATGCCCAGCGCCGCCCCACCCTGCTGCTGGTGGATGACGAAGAACACATCCTCAACGCCCTGCGGCGCGTCCTTCGGGGCGAGCCCTACGACGTGCTGACGGCCAGCAGCGGCAACGAAGCCCTTGCACTGCTGGCCGCCAGCGACGTTGACCTGGTGGTCTCCGACGCGCGCATGCCCGGTCTCGACGGCCCCAGCCTGCTGGCCGAAGTGCAGCGGCGCTGGCCGGAGGCCCTGCGCATCCTGCTCACCGGCGCCACCGATCTCGACACCAGCATCCGTGCCATCAACCAGGGGCAGATTTACCGTTACCTCGGCAAACCCTGGAACGATGACGAGCTGCGCTTCACCCTGCGCCAGGCCCTGGCCCACCAACACGCCGAACGCGAGCACCAGCGCCTGGAGCGACTCACCCTGGAACAGAACCGGCGCCTGCAGGAGCTCAACGCCAGCCTGGAACAACGGGTACTCGACCGCACCGCCGAACTGCAGCAAACCGCCGACATGCTCGATCTGGCCTATGAGGAGCTGCGCCACAGCTACGTAACCGCCACCGAAGTCTTCTCATCCCTGCTCGCCCAGCGCCTGCCCGGGGACAAGCAGGGTAACGCCCAGGTCATTGCCCTGGTTCGCGCCTTTGCCGTCGAACACCAGCTGCCGGAAACGGACCGCCGCGACCTCGCCATGGCCGCGGCGCTCTACAATCTCGGCAAACTCACCTGGGACGACCACCTGCTCAACCGTCCCAGCGACCTGCTGCACCGCGAAGAGCGCGAACGCTACTGCCGCTACCCGGCGCAAGGCGAAAGCCTGCTGATGGCGCTGGAACCGCTGCACGATGCCGGACGGCTGATCCGCCATCACCAGGAACGCTGGAACGGCACCGGCTTCCCCGACCATCTCCACGGAGAAGAAATCCCCTTTGGCGCCCGGCTGCTCAAACTGGCGGTGGACTTCGTCGAGCTGCAATGCGGCCTGATCCTGCAACGCCCCCTGCCACGCGAAGACGCCCTGCAGTTTCTCGCCCGATACGCCGGACGCCTCTACGACCCGGAACTCTGCCAGCAATTCATCGACCTCTGCACCCGGCACGCCCCGGACCTGCTGGAGGCCGACCCCAGCATCCTGGCGGTCGATACCCGGCGCCTGGAGCCCGGCATGATCCTGGCGCGCAACCTCCAGGCCGATAGCGGCATGCTCCTGCTCAATGCCGGCAAGCAACTCAGCCGCGCCCTGATCGACAAGCTCACCGCCTTTGAGACCAGCGAAGGTGCGCGCTACACCCTTCACGTTCGCCAACCCGCAGCAGGGACGGACCTGGCCAAGGAGCAGCCCCGATGATCAAGATCCAGTTGGTCGACGACGACCCCCACATCCTCAGTGCCCTGCAACGCCTGCTGCGGCCACAGGGTTGGGCCCTACACCTGTTCGACACCCCCGAGGCGGCGCTGGCGGCCCTGGCCGAGCACCGGTACGCCGCCATCGTCTGCGACCTCAACATGCCGCAGCTGAACGGTCTGACCTACCTGCAGTTCGCTCGCCAGCGCCAGCCCGATGCCCTGCGCATGTTGCTCAGCGCCCACGGCGACCGCGCCACGCTGATGCAGGCGATCAACCGCGCCGAGGTCTATCGCTTCCTGTCCAAACCCTGGGAGAACTTCGAGATCGAAAGCGCCCTGCAGGCCGCCGTCGACCTCTTCCAGCTACGCGACGAGAACCGCCGCCTGCTGGAACAGGTACGCGGCCAGCAGGACACCCTCGACCGCCAGCGCCGCGAACTGCTGCGCCTGGAGACCAAGCACCCGGGGCTGACCCGCGTACGCCGCGACACCGACGGCGCGGTGTTGCTGGAAGGCTATGACGTGGATGACTGACTCCTCGTATTCGGGACTCCCCCAGCCATCGAGGCGGCGCGAACCCATGGCCACCTACCACCGCCACTTCAGTTTCCAGGCCTTCCTGCACTGCCTGGCGTTCGCCCTGCTGGCCCTCGGGGGCATCAGCCTGATCGCCTTCGCCATTCCGACCAACCCGGCTCGACACGAACTGGTGCTGCTTCCCGACACGGCCCTGCTGACACTGCTCGCCGGTACCGCCCTGCTGTCAGCCACCCACGGGCTGCGCCGGCTGCCGCTGCTGACCGGCCTGGCGCTGATCGTCTTCGCCGGCTACAGCCTAGGGCACAACGTGCTGGCCGGCGGCAGCGACCACGGCCGCTCGTTGATCAGCAGCTACTGGCGGATCCGCAGCGAGTTGGCCATCGTCGGTGGCCTGTTCGGCCTGGCCGTGATCCTGGCAGCGACGCGCCAGGGCGGGCGCTGGCTCAGCCAACTGTGTGGCATCAGCCTGATCGGCCTGGCGCTGATGTCCGAGCTGTCATTGCAGGGAGCCGGCCACAGCCTGCCGCGGTTTGCGTTCTACCCTGAGTCCGGGCACATCGCCAATTTCTTCACCGCCCTGCTCGGCGGCGCCGTGCTCATACTCTGCGCGCTGCCCGACGAGCACCGTCGCCTGCTCGACCGGCGCACCCTGATCACCGGCATGCTCGGCGCCCTGGCCACCTGCGTCGGCGGGTTCCTGCTCAGCCAGAACGAAGTGACCACCCTCAACACCCACAGCCATCAACTGCTGCTGCGCGCCCAATCGTCCATCGAGAACACCCTTACCGTGCGCCTGCAACTGATGCAGCGCATGGCCGAGCGCTGGCAGAACCTGCGCGGCTTGCCGCCGGATGCGCTATGGCAACAGGAAGCCCACAGCTATCTGCGTGACTTCCCCAACATCAACCTCATCGCCCTGCTCGACGCCGACCTGAAGCCCATCCAGCAACTCGGCCGCAATCGCCAGGCGGGCGACTGGCTGGCACGCTTCCTCGCCCAGGCCGAACTGCGCGACTGGCTGCTGGCCGTGCGTCTGGGCCAAGGCGCGCAGATGAGCGCCGCGCAAAGCTTCGCCGCCGAAGACAACAGCACCCTGGTGGCCACGCCCCTGCGGATCGATGGCCGGCCCGCCGCGCTGCTGGTAGCAAGCCTGGACATCGGTGCCACCCTGGATCGCCAGTTGGGGCGGGACCTGGACGGTTTCGTACTGGAAGTCTTCGAAGGGCCCAAACGCATCTATGCTTCCGCGATGGGCAGCGAGGGGCACAGCCTGTTCCCAGTCGGCGTGCAACGCGCCAACCTCGGCCCCGAAGGGCGCTGGACCCTGCGCACCTACCAGGCCCTGCCCCGCAGCGACTACGCCGCGGTCTACCTGCCACCGCTGTTCATGCTCTTCGGCCTGGGCTTCACCTTCCTGCTGATGGTCAGCCAACGCTTTGCGCGCCTGGCCATCGAACGCAGCCAGAACCTGCGTGAAAGCAATCGCGAACTGGAACTGAGCCTGCAGCACCAGGCACGGCTGCAGGTGCAGAACCAG comes from the Pseudomonas sp. TCU-HL1 genome and includes:
- the hemN gene encoding oxygen-independent coproporphyrinogen III oxidase — encoded protein: MLDNIRWDVGLIRRYDTPGPRYTSYPTAVQFNHRVSSFDLLHALRDSRKVRRPLSLYVHVPFCANICYYCACNKVITKDRGRTLPYLERLEREIELIACHLDPQQKVEQLHFGGGTPTFLSHDELRRLMGHLRKHFNLLDDDSGDYGIEIDPREADWSTMGLLRELGFNRVSLGVQDLDPAVQRAVNRLQSLEETRAIVEAARTLQFRSLNLDLIYGLPKQTPESFARTVDEVIALQPDRLSVFNYAHLPERFMPQRRIRSEDLPSPGYKLEMLQRSIEQLSAAGYRYIGMDHFALPDDELAIAQEDGRLQRNFQGYTTHGHCDLIGLGVSSISQIGDLYCQNAVQLNEYQGALEKNLLATNRGLICDEEDRIRRAVIQQLICAFELDFAQIESRFNIEFRGYFAEVWPQLQQMHQDRLIDLSDTRIDVLPAGRLLVRSLCMLFDNYLAGQNQQRFSRVI
- the fnr gene encoding fumarate/nitrate reduction transcriptional regulator Fnr translates to MSEIIKVRNVPQAHCKDCSLAALCLPLSLNMEDMDALDEIVKRGRPLKKGELLFRQGDAFGSVFAVRSGALKTFTVTDTGEEQITGFHLPSELVGLSGMDTELYPVSAQALETTSVCEIPFEHLDELSVQLPQLRRQLMRVMSREIRDDQQMMLLLSKKTADERIATFLVNLSARFRARGFSANQFRLAMSRNEIGNYLGLAVETVSRVFTRFQQANLIAAEGKEVHILDPIELCAMAGGSIES
- a CDS encoding adenine phosphoribosyltransferase → MTFDDFSIKSLIRPVPDFPKPGVVFRDITPLFQSPRALRLVADSFIQRYVEAEFSHIGAMDARGFLIGSIIAYELNKPLVLFRKQGKLPADVLSEPYQTEYGEDFLEVHSDSLCDGDKVLIFDDLIATGGTLLAAARLVRRMGASVYEAAAIIDLPELGGSERLGDAGIPTFALTAFALDER
- a CDS encoding metal-dependent hydrolase, encoding MTASASAPLPKANFPVRRMDFSFASTQKYWWSGDPFMTHFMNNLSSLFPYGEKFFVDSVRAVRDQVSDPQLQKDISAFIGQEAMHSKEHATYNDYAAEHGIDLERLELRIKVLLEWVTRFTTKKQRLAATCALEHFTATMAEQLLRREDINTQMDDPKMYTLWMWHAIEENEHKAVCYDAYNAVGGGYFIRTATMFLTSFLFFGVIMTFQVHLMRKDGQLFNWRSWAHGLKTLFGPRNGYFPKMIKPYLDYYRPGFHPFDHETKALEKRWKERLGFNG
- a CDS encoding PAAR domain-containing protein — encoded protein: MKRYHITLGASTTAGGSVITASAHGSINDKAIALEGDTVACPACGSIGVIQCVGPRLDEEWNGKKVALENDLCLCQCSPPPRLIANQSLRCQVLGSGGGGAAMSTFTAPRAQPATPPPPPRQSLRQDAAGRFAALEEEEEEEEEEELEPGLTLRIARFFDGTGNNQANSALTAQCRRDDRQHFEESDLSSIIAYCARYGYRDPDADGLFRTTPSDSYGNAPSNVAYLSQLYPDNATIRLEPDAKTGYVPVYLEGIGTTSGGTDSLHSQITGLGETGILQRVVESPDTIAEQMGAFLKTNPGTTIRRLEFDIFGFSRGAAAARHFVNEVLKPNGGLLANTLRAGQFGLAAGFDWRRDVRIHFIGLFDTVAAVAAPPARRLEPGQCRQPRHQPLPAARLRAQGGAVDRPRRTALELRPQQRRPTPSGNRLARRPLRYRRRLPAADGGAPAAHRPPRRHHRSRPAAGAHLRLAGSQWRNRPAAPARPARRGRAQGQRLVAPERQPRPRECRHPAGPGGRHPAPPGARRTLPHRPARHA
- a CDS encoding DUF2931 family protein yields the protein MKRLLLALATLLVAGCASGYGQPDLPYKRWRVGIGAPRFMEVWVESVDVIDRRGLAYFRIHGGVVAYNDKTPGWYNGGGKMMPVSNVDLPETLFVRWQSLVEPQTYRLRIDIPQWVRDEMVKPQRAYCHGWGKWMDNQYRYDISIGMAPGGIVKAWVGGPCLSNLEIGRYQAKVDPRGPYEGQSGGKYYYLSDEAKAYVQQHGVPYDSW
- a CDS encoding DUF2931 family protein, coding for MKRLLLALAILTLAGCAAGQGRTRLPYDYWYVGIGAPRYMEVWVESVDVIDRRGLAYFRIRGGVPAYTNKPVGWHQGGGGMKQVPGVDLPETLFVRWQSLVEPQTYRLRIDIPQWVRDEMVKPQRAFCRADGKWIDNLYRYDISIGMAPGGIAKAWVGGPCLSDLEIGRYQAKVDPRGPSEGKTNGQYAWPSLEPESAAYIKEHGIPYGSW
- a CDS encoding DUF6901 family protein, with product MGLEPRAEAQVRYEFRFPDGRLWEHEVELAPSGGCTDNGPEWARLDFQQCSHCPLTTADARDCPFARALVRPVAVLAHSPSYEEVLVTVYGRGREIRQQTTLQRALGSLLGLLGATSGCPHTRMLRAMAWFHWPFSTSAETLYRSLGTYLLGQHLRRQRGQEADWEMDGLRELYRNLRLVNMGMAGRLRAAAEEDSSLNGLVLLDLLAADTLYSLDSYEGELDGFFAEYFEE